A stretch of the Elephas maximus indicus isolate mEleMax1 chromosome 3, mEleMax1 primary haplotype, whole genome shotgun sequence genome encodes the following:
- the LOC126070924 gene encoding olfactory receptor 7G1-like has protein sequence MLVNLKAQNQSITYGDCLSQVCFVLVFAALENFLLAAMAYDRYVAICHPLRYTVIMNPHLCGLLTLLSLFISTVDALTHSLLVLHLSFFIDPEIPYFFWEVIQVIKVACSDTLINNIIYFAASMLGGIPLFGIVFSYTQIVSSILKMPSAGGKHKAFSTCGSHLSVVFLFYGTAFGAYISAAFIHSSRKTAVVSMVYTMVTPMMNPFVYSLRNKDMKGSLRKLVRSISAFH, from the coding sequence ATGTTGGTGAACCTCAAAGCACAGAATCAGAGCATCACTTATGGAGACTGCCTCAGCCAGGTCTGCTTTGTCCTGGTTTTTGCTGCTTTGGAAAATTTTCTTCTTGCAGCAATggcttatgaccgctatgtggccatttgtcacccaCTGAGGTACACGGTCATCATGAACCCCCACCTTTGTGGCCTGCTGACTCTGCTCTCTCTGTTCATTAGCACTGTGGATGCCCTGACCCACAGCCTGTTGGTGTTGCACCTGTCTTTCTTTATAGACCCGGAAATCCCCTACTTCTTCTGGGAAGTTATTCAGGTCATCAAGGTTGCGTGCTCTGATACCCTCATCAATAACATCATATATTTTGCAGCTAGCATGTTGGGTGGCATTCCTCTGTTTGGGATTGTTTTCTCTTATACTCAAATtgtgtcctccattttgaaaATGCCATCAGCTGGTGGAAAGCATAAAGCTTTTTCTACCTGTGGCTCTCACCTGtcagttgttttcttattttatgggACAGCTTTTGGTGCATATATTAGTGCtgcatttatccactcatccagaaAGACTGCAGTTGTTTCAATGGTGTACACTATGGTCACTCCCATGATGAACCCCTTCGTCTATAGCCTGAGAAACAAGGACATGAAGGGATCCTTGAGGAAACTGGTCAGGAGCATATCTGCTTTTCATTGA